A genomic segment from Glycine soja cultivar W05 chromosome 20, ASM419377v2, whole genome shotgun sequence encodes:
- the LOC114401176 gene encoding uncharacterized protein LOC114401176 isoform X1: MSMTQFAMVEELAFLVKDNLPCKHLVLTMEEALVNFLQDDDTSSDGILELEPMNSYNRLLLHRLAEIFGFAHESVGEGDDRHLILERCPDTSIPPILVSDILWKYDEPQSLVTSHQILRRSVASPDSCSVLWALIRVLHILVSQKNTASLSQSLEERKAAYLIARERIFSMKLEEVKEPGEQKPRSVPVVARRMIAHALGQRIHTKNQNDLASDSMKDGVLTDELSAQDKNQEGSTLKKVSEESSHLRGNSNNRIRNNSSNAATLNKRKDQTTVDKDLPQFSAERKQGLSVSKDYMKKEHLGAAKRMFAHALGVHSGKDGSVPRSRSGEIKKN, encoded by the exons ATGAGTATGACCCAATTCGCCATG GTTGAGGAGTTGGCTTTTCTTGTCAAGGACAATCTTCCTTGCAAGCATTTAGTTCTCACAATGGAAGAAGCACTGGTTAACTTTCTTCAGGATGATGACACTAG TTCAGATGGAATCTTGGAATTGGAGCCAATGAACTCTTACAACCGTCTTTTATTGCATCGCCTTGCTGAGATATTTGG GTTTGCACATGAATCGGTTGGTGAAGGAGATGATCGCCATTTGATTCTGGAAAGATGTCCAGATACGTCCAT ACCTCCAATCCTTGTTAGTGATATCCTATGGAAGTATGATGAACCACAATCTTTGGTTACATCCCACCAAATATTAAGGAGAAGTGTAGCCTCTCCAG ATTCTTGTTCTGTTTTGTGGGCCTTAATTCGTGTGCTGCATATTTTAGTCTCGCAGAAAAACACAGCATCCCTTTCACAGTCACTGGAGGAGAGAAAAGCTGCTTATTTAATTGCCCGTGAGCGAATTTTCTCTATGAAGTTGGAAGAGGTAAAAGAGCCTGGTGAACAAAAGCCGCGGAGTGTGCCTGTGGTTGCCCGCAGAATGATTGCCCATGCCCTCGGTCAAAGAATCCATACAAAGAATCAGAATGACTTGGCTAGTGATAGTATGAAGGATGGAGTCCTCACAGATGAATTGAGTGCACAAGATAAGAATCAGGAAGGGTCCACTCTCAAGAAAGTTTCTGAAGAGTCTTCACACCTAAGAGGGAATTCAAACAACAGAATAAGAAACAACAGTTCTAATGCAGCCACACTTAATAAAAGGAAGGATCAAACAACAGTTGACAAAGATTTGCCACAATTCTctgcagaaagaaaacaagggcTAAGTGTAAGTAAAGACTACATGAAAAAGGAGCACTTGGGAGCTGCAAAGAGAATGTTTGCTCATGCTTTAGGAGTGCATTCTGGGAAGGATGGTTCTGTTCCTAGAAGTAGAAGTGGAGAAATAAAGAAGAATTAG
- the LOC114401176 gene encoding uncharacterized protein LOC114401176 isoform X2, with translation MSMTQFAMVEELAFLVKDNLPCKHLVLTMEEALVNFLQDDDTSSDGILELEPMNSYNRLLLHRLAEIFGFAHESVGEGDDRHLILERCPDTSIPPILVSDILWKYDEPQSLVTSHQILRRSVASPVSQKNTASLSQSLEERKAAYLIARERIFSMKLEEVKEPGEQKPRSVPVVARRMIAHALGQRIHTKNQNDLASDSMKDGVLTDELSAQDKNQEGSTLKKVSEESSHLRGNSNNRIRNNSSNAATLNKRKDQTTVDKDLPQFSAERKQGLSVSKDYMKKEHLGAAKRMFAHALGVHSGKDGSVPRSRSGEIKKN, from the exons ATGAGTATGACCCAATTCGCCATG GTTGAGGAGTTGGCTTTTCTTGTCAAGGACAATCTTCCTTGCAAGCATTTAGTTCTCACAATGGAAGAAGCACTGGTTAACTTTCTTCAGGATGATGACACTAG TTCAGATGGAATCTTGGAATTGGAGCCAATGAACTCTTACAACCGTCTTTTATTGCATCGCCTTGCTGAGATATTTGG GTTTGCACATGAATCGGTTGGTGAAGGAGATGATCGCCATTTGATTCTGGAAAGATGTCCAGATACGTCCAT ACCTCCAATCCTTGTTAGTGATATCCTATGGAAGTATGATGAACCACAATCTTTGGTTACATCCCACCAAATATTAAGGAGAAGTGTAGCCTCTCCAG TCTCGCAGAAAAACACAGCATCCCTTTCACAGTCACTGGAGGAGAGAAAAGCTGCTTATTTAATTGCCCGTGAGCGAATTTTCTCTATGAAGTTGGAAGAGGTAAAAGAGCCTGGTGAACAAAAGCCGCGGAGTGTGCCTGTGGTTGCCCGCAGAATGATTGCCCATGCCCTCGGTCAAAGAATCCATACAAAGAATCAGAATGACTTGGCTAGTGATAGTATGAAGGATGGAGTCCTCACAGATGAATTGAGTGCACAAGATAAGAATCAGGAAGGGTCCACTCTCAAGAAAGTTTCTGAAGAGTCTTCACACCTAAGAGGGAATTCAAACAACAGAATAAGAAACAACAGTTCTAATGCAGCCACACTTAATAAAAGGAAGGATCAAACAACAGTTGACAAAGATTTGCCACAATTCTctgcagaaagaaaacaagggcTAAGTGTAAGTAAAGACTACATGAAAAAGGAGCACTTGGGAGCTGCAAAGAGAATGTTTGCTCATGCTTTAGGAGTGCATTCTGGGAAGGATGGTTCTGTTCCTAGAAGTAGAAGTGGAGAAATAAAGAAGAATTAG
- the LOC114403370 gene encoding probable inactive serine/threonine-protein kinase scy1 isoform X1 — protein sequence MFKFLKEVVSGSGTGLKDLPYNIGEPYASAWGSWLHFRGTSKDDGSPVSIFSLSGSNSQDGHLAAGRNGVKRLRTVRHPNILSFLHSTEIETVDAGSPKVTIYMVTEPVMPLSDKIKELGLEGTQRDEYYAWGLHQIAKAVSFLNNDCKLVHGNVCLASVVVTQTLDWKLHAFDVLSEFEGSNEASSGQMLQYAWLVGSQYKPMELAKSDWAAIKKSPPWAIDSWGMGSLIYELFSGMKLGKTEELRNTVSIPKSLLPDYQRLLSSVPSRRLNTSKLIENSEYFQNKLVDTIHFMEILSLKDSVEKDTFFRKLPNLAEQLPQQIVLKKLLPLLASALEFGSASAPALTALLKMGSSLSAEEFRVKVLPTIVKLFASNDRAIRVGLLQHIDQFGESLSAQVVDEQVYPHVATGFSDTSAFLRELTLKSMLILAPKLSQRTFSGSLLKHMSKLQVDEEPAIRTNTTILLGNIASHLNEGTRKRVLINAFTVRALRDTFPPARGAGIMALCATSSYYDITEIATRILPNVVVLTIDLDSDVRSKAFQAVDQFLQMAKQHYEKTNTAEATEGTAIGISSLPGNAGLLGWAMSSLTLKGKPSDHAPVASVSSSARTPTSSNASPAVDAPSTAPVRVSSTPDFAEHLVPTSPTSTDGWGELENGLGENDKDGWDDLEPLEEIKPTPALVNIQAAQRRPVSQPVSQIKQASSLLSKSTPKLSKDEDGDLWGSIAAPAPKSSKPLSLKSTVTDDDDPWASIAAPAPTTKAKPLSAGRGRGAKLAAPKLGAQRINRTTSSGM from the exons ATGTTCAAATTCTTGAAAGAGGTGGTGAGTGGATCTGGCACGGGCCTCAAAGATCTCCCATACAATATCGGTGAACCTTATGCTTCTGCTTGGGGCTCTTGGCTTCATTTTCGCGGCACCTCCAAG GACGATGGTTCTCCGGTGTCCATATTTTCTCTGTCTGGGAGCAATTCTCAGGATGGACATTTAGCTGCGGGGCGTAATGGCGTTAAGCGTCTTCGCACT GTTAGGCATCCGAATATTTTGTCGTTTCTTCACAGCACCGAGATTGAAACCGTCGACGCTGGTTCTCCCAAGGTTACAATTTATATGGTGACTGAGCCAGTGATGCCGCTGTCCGACAAGATTAAGGAGTTGGGTCTTGAAGGTACACAAAG GGATGAATATTATGCTTGGGGCCTGCATCAGATAGCAAAAGCTGTGAGCttcttaaataatgattgtAAACTT GTTCATGGTAATGTTTGCTTGGCTAGTGTTGTTGTCACACAAACTTTGGACTGGAAACTCCATGCTTTTGATGTTCTATCAGAGTTTGAAGGGAGTAATGAAGCTTCCTCTGGGCAAATGCTG CAATATGCTTGGCTTGTTGGATCACAATACAAACCAATGGAACTGGCAAAATCTGACTGGGCTGCAATTAAGAAGTCTCCTCCATGGGCCATTGATTCTTGGGGCATGG GTTCCTTAATCTATGAGCTATTCTCTGGTATGAAGTTGGGCAAAACAGAGGAGTTACGCAACACTGTCTCCATTCCCAAG TCTCTGCTTCCAGATTACCAGCGGCTACTGAGTTCTGTGCCCTCTCGTAGATTAAATACATCAAAGCTTATAGAAAACAGTG agtattttcaaaataagttggTAGACACAATACATTTCATGGAAATTCTTAGTTTGAAAGATAGTGTTGAGAAAGACACCTTCTTCCGCAAGCTTCCAAATTTGGCAGAACAGCTTCCTCAGCAGATTGTGTTGAAAAAG TTACTTCCTTTATTAGCTTCTGCGCTTGAATTTGGTTCAGCTTCTGCCCCTGCTTTGACTGCATTGCTGAAAATGGGTTCCAGTCTTTCTGCTGAGGAGTTCCGTGTCAAG GTGCTTCCAACAATTGTTAAACTTTTTGCATCCAATGACCGAGCTATTCGAGTTGGCCTTCTTCAACATATTGATCAGTTTGGGGAGTCATTATCAGCACAAGTTGTTGATGAGCAG GTTTACCCTCATGTTGCAACTGGGTTCTCTGATACATCTGCTTTTCTGAGGGAACTTACTCTCAAGTCCATGCTAATTCTGGCTCCAAAG CTGTCTCAAAGGACCTTTTCAGGATCATTATTAAAGCATATGTCAAAGTTACAG GTTGATGAAGAACCAGCTATACGAACAAATACTACCATCTTATTGGGAAATATTGCAAGCCACTTAAATGAAGGG ACAAGAAAAAGAGTGTTGATAAATGCATTTACAGTCCGTGCTTTACGTGATACCTTTCCCCCTGCTAGAGGAGCAG gCATTATGGCTTTATGTGCAACCAGTTCCTACTATGACATCACAGAAATTGCTACTCGGATTCTTCCTAATGTTGTTGTACTCACAATTGATCTTGATAG TGATGTGCGATCTAAGGCATTTCAAGCTGTTGATCAATTTTTGCAGATGGCGAAGCAACATTATGAAAAG ACAAATACAGCAGAGGCTACTGAGGGTACAGCCATTGGAATCTCTTCACTTCCAGGAAATGCAGGTTTACTTGG ATGGGCTATGAGCTCCTTGACTCTTAAGGGTAAACCTTCTGATCATGCTCCAGTTGCTTCTGTCAGTTCTAGTGCACGTACTCCAACATCTTCCAATGCTAGCCCAG CTGTAGATGCTCCTTCAACAGCACCTGTTCGTGTAAGCTCCACACCAGATTTTGCTGAACACCTTGTCCCTACATCCCCAACGTCAACAGATGGCTGGGGGGAACTAGAGAATGGACTAGGTGAAAATGACAAGGATGGGTGGGATGATCTGGAACCACTTGAAGAAATAAAGCCAACTCCAGCTCTTGTAAACATTCAAGCAGCTCAAAGGAGGCCAGTTTCTCAACCTGTTTCACAGATAAAACAAG cctCAAGTTTGCTATCCAAAAGTACGCCAAAGTTGAGCAAGGATGAAGATGGTGATTTGTGGGGTTCCATAGCAGCTCCTGCTCcaaaatcatcaaaaccttTAAGTTTGAAGTCAACTGTAACTGACGATGATGATCCTTGGGCTTCCATTGCTGCTCCTGCACCCACTACTAAGGCCAAGCCCTTATCAGCTGGTAGAGGAAGGGGTGCTAAACTTGCTGCTCCAAAGTTAGGTGCTCAGCGGATAAACCGGACAACATCATCCGGGATGTAA
- the LOC114403370 gene encoding probable inactive serine/threonine-protein kinase scy1 isoform X2 yields the protein MLQYAWLVGSQYKPMELAKSDWAAIKKSPPWAIDSWGMGSLIYELFSGMKLGKTEELRNTVSIPKSLLPDYQRLLSSVPSRRLNTSKLIENSEYFQNKLVDTIHFMEILSLKDSVEKDTFFRKLPNLAEQLPQQIVLKKLLPLLASALEFGSASAPALTALLKMGSSLSAEEFRVKVLPTIVKLFASNDRAIRVGLLQHIDQFGESLSAQVVDEQVYPHVATGFSDTSAFLRELTLKSMLILAPKLSQRTFSGSLLKHMSKLQVDEEPAIRTNTTILLGNIASHLNEGTRKRVLINAFTVRALRDTFPPARGAGIMALCATSSYYDITEIATRILPNVVVLTIDLDSDVRSKAFQAVDQFLQMAKQHYEKTNTAEATEGTAIGISSLPGNAGLLGWAMSSLTLKGKPSDHAPVASVSSSARTPTSSNASPAVDAPSTAPVRVSSTPDFAEHLVPTSPTSTDGWGELENGLGENDKDGWDDLEPLEEIKPTPALVNIQAAQRRPVSQPVSQIKQASSLLSKSTPKLSKDEDGDLWGSIAAPAPKSSKPLSLKSTVTDDDDPWASIAAPAPTTKAKPLSAGRGRGAKLAAPKLGAQRINRTTSSGM from the exons ATGCTG CAATATGCTTGGCTTGTTGGATCACAATACAAACCAATGGAACTGGCAAAATCTGACTGGGCTGCAATTAAGAAGTCTCCTCCATGGGCCATTGATTCTTGGGGCATGG GTTCCTTAATCTATGAGCTATTCTCTGGTATGAAGTTGGGCAAAACAGAGGAGTTACGCAACACTGTCTCCATTCCCAAG TCTCTGCTTCCAGATTACCAGCGGCTACTGAGTTCTGTGCCCTCTCGTAGATTAAATACATCAAAGCTTATAGAAAACAGTG agtattttcaaaataagttggTAGACACAATACATTTCATGGAAATTCTTAGTTTGAAAGATAGTGTTGAGAAAGACACCTTCTTCCGCAAGCTTCCAAATTTGGCAGAACAGCTTCCTCAGCAGATTGTGTTGAAAAAG TTACTTCCTTTATTAGCTTCTGCGCTTGAATTTGGTTCAGCTTCTGCCCCTGCTTTGACTGCATTGCTGAAAATGGGTTCCAGTCTTTCTGCTGAGGAGTTCCGTGTCAAG GTGCTTCCAACAATTGTTAAACTTTTTGCATCCAATGACCGAGCTATTCGAGTTGGCCTTCTTCAACATATTGATCAGTTTGGGGAGTCATTATCAGCACAAGTTGTTGATGAGCAG GTTTACCCTCATGTTGCAACTGGGTTCTCTGATACATCTGCTTTTCTGAGGGAACTTACTCTCAAGTCCATGCTAATTCTGGCTCCAAAG CTGTCTCAAAGGACCTTTTCAGGATCATTATTAAAGCATATGTCAAAGTTACAG GTTGATGAAGAACCAGCTATACGAACAAATACTACCATCTTATTGGGAAATATTGCAAGCCACTTAAATGAAGGG ACAAGAAAAAGAGTGTTGATAAATGCATTTACAGTCCGTGCTTTACGTGATACCTTTCCCCCTGCTAGAGGAGCAG gCATTATGGCTTTATGTGCAACCAGTTCCTACTATGACATCACAGAAATTGCTACTCGGATTCTTCCTAATGTTGTTGTACTCACAATTGATCTTGATAG TGATGTGCGATCTAAGGCATTTCAAGCTGTTGATCAATTTTTGCAGATGGCGAAGCAACATTATGAAAAG ACAAATACAGCAGAGGCTACTGAGGGTACAGCCATTGGAATCTCTTCACTTCCAGGAAATGCAGGTTTACTTGG ATGGGCTATGAGCTCCTTGACTCTTAAGGGTAAACCTTCTGATCATGCTCCAGTTGCTTCTGTCAGTTCTAGTGCACGTACTCCAACATCTTCCAATGCTAGCCCAG CTGTAGATGCTCCTTCAACAGCACCTGTTCGTGTAAGCTCCACACCAGATTTTGCTGAACACCTTGTCCCTACATCCCCAACGTCAACAGATGGCTGGGGGGAACTAGAGAATGGACTAGGTGAAAATGACAAGGATGGGTGGGATGATCTGGAACCACTTGAAGAAATAAAGCCAACTCCAGCTCTTGTAAACATTCAAGCAGCTCAAAGGAGGCCAGTTTCTCAACCTGTTTCACAGATAAAACAAG cctCAAGTTTGCTATCCAAAAGTACGCCAAAGTTGAGCAAGGATGAAGATGGTGATTTGTGGGGTTCCATAGCAGCTCCTGCTCcaaaatcatcaaaaccttTAAGTTTGAAGTCAACTGTAACTGACGATGATGATCCTTGGGCTTCCATTGCTGCTCCTGCACCCACTACTAAGGCCAAGCCCTTATCAGCTGGTAGAGGAAGGGGTGCTAAACTTGCTGCTCCAAAGTTAGGTGCTCAGCGGATAAACCGGACAACATCATCCGGGATGTAA